A single Cucumis melo cultivar AY chromosome 4, USDA_Cmelo_AY_1.0, whole genome shotgun sequence DNA region contains:
- the LOC103486372 gene encoding uncharacterized protein LOC103486372 isoform X3: MIRRVVVQLSKTVAATAFRAASLGSSSRFSLLSSPSSSRLASPWRLLHVGMDRPNASPVTRQMINYALSHARSQRSDESYAQGLLVLEQCLSVQSSEGQDADNSRGAVLLAMSTLLAERGDIHNAIDKLQRIEDLIHCSLDIRVAALEALAGLHLVLDLNDSSSAIANKCLQLFKNGELADDGNSEVLRARVKAVKGLVELVQNNLDAAESLFEGFQTIERCAGKNFSAAKEVYQRVIEVGSEVKDSSEQCALAGGNMSPMEVLVAATCALGQLEGNLGNFAEAEDLLTNALTKTEEYFGSHHPKVGVILTCIALMFRHKARKEHSSSILIQEGLYRRAIDLMKVSPEVYSLEGSGGQSKVDRCEIAAIAGEAYAEILDVQKNRKPEARMVRGWVRDAWRNRRISMEEVLDIGQPPSKVPVIDTRICRLI, from the exons ATGATTCGTCGCGTCGTCGTTCAGCTGTCAAAAACCGTCGCCGCCACCGCCTTTCGAGCTGCGAGTTTGGGCTCCAGCTcccgtttttctcttctttcttcgcCATCGTCCTCACGTTTAGCTTCACCATGGAGATTACTTCACGTTGGAATGGACCGCCCAAATGCTAGCCCGGTCACTCGTCAGATGATCAACTACGCTCTATCTCATGCTAGGTCTCAGAGATCAG ACGAGTCGTACGCACAAGGTCTTCTGGTTTTGGAGCAGTGTCTCTCCGTTCAGTCGAGTGAAGGCCAAGATGCCGATAACTCCAGGGGAGCGGTATTGCTTGCTATGTCTACGTTGCTTGCTGAAAG GGGTGACATTCATAACGCTATAGATAAGCTTCAGCGAATTGAGGATTTAATACATTGTTCTCTAGATATTAGAG TGGCTGCTCTTGAAGCACTTGCTGGACTTCATCTCGTGTTAGACCTG AACGATTCTTCATCCGCTATCGCCAATAAATGCTTACAACTATTTAAAAATGGTGAACTTGCTGATGATGGAAATTCTGAAGTTCTGAGAGCTCGTGTAAAAGCTGTAAAGGGGCTGGTTGAGCTTGTCCAAAATAACCTTGATGCAG CTGAATCGTTATTTGAAGGATTTCAGACTATTGAAAGATGTGCTGGTAAG AACTTTTCCGCTGCAAAAGAGGTGTACCAGAGAGTAATTGAAGTGGGATCAGAAGTCAAAGATTCGAGTGAGCAATGTGCATTAGCTGGTGGTAATATGTCTCCGATGGAGGTTTTAGTGGCTGCGACTTGTGCTTTAGGGCAGCTTGAGGGGAACTTGGG GAATTTTGCTGAAGCCGAGGATTTACTGACAAATGCGTTAACCAAAACAGAAGAATATTTTG GATCTCACCATCCGAAGGTTGGTGTTATCTTAACCTGCATAGCACTCATGTTTCGACACAAAGCAAGGAAGGAGCATTCAAGTTCAATTTTGATTCAGGag GGACTCTACAGGAGAGCAATAGACTTGATGAAAGTTTCACCAGAAG TTTATTCTCTTGAAGGCAGTGGAGGACAATCAAAGGTGGACAGATGTGAAATAGCAGCTATAGCTGGAG AAGCGTATGCGGAGATTCTTGACGTCCAAAAGAATAGAAAGCCTGAAGCACGGATGGTGAGGGGCTGGGTAAGAGATGCTTGGAGGAATCGCAGGATATCAATGGAAGAAGTACTAGACATAGGACAACCTCCATCCAAGGTGCCTGTTATTGATACTCGAATCTGTAGGCTTATTTAA
- the LOC103486372 gene encoding uncharacterized protein LOC103486372 isoform X1, with translation MIRRVVVQLSKTVAATAFRAASLGSSSRFSLLSSPSSSRLASPWRLLHVGMDRPNASPVTRQMINYALSHARSQRSDESYAQGLLVLEQCLSVQSSEGQDADNSRGAVLLAMSTLLAERGDIHNAIDKLQRIEDLIHCSLDIRVAALEALAGLHLVLDLNDSSSAIANKCLQLFKNGELADDGNSEVLRARVKAVKGLVELVQNNLDAAESLFEGFQTIERCAGSAAFTYGEFLVASQNFSAAKEVYQRVIEVGSEVKDSSEQCALAGGNMSPMEVLVAATCALGQLEGNLGNFAEAEDLLTNALTKTEEYFGSHHPKVGVILTCIALMFRHKARKEHSSSILIQEGLYRRAIDLMKVSPEVYSLEGSGGQSKVDRCEIAAIAGEAYAEILDVQKNRKPEARMVRGWVRDAWRNRRISMEEVLDIGQPPSKVPVIDTRICRLI, from the exons ATGATTCGTCGCGTCGTCGTTCAGCTGTCAAAAACCGTCGCCGCCACCGCCTTTCGAGCTGCGAGTTTGGGCTCCAGCTcccgtttttctcttctttcttcgcCATCGTCCTCACGTTTAGCTTCACCATGGAGATTACTTCACGTTGGAATGGACCGCCCAAATGCTAGCCCGGTCACTCGTCAGATGATCAACTACGCTCTATCTCATGCTAGGTCTCAGAGATCAG ACGAGTCGTACGCACAAGGTCTTCTGGTTTTGGAGCAGTGTCTCTCCGTTCAGTCGAGTGAAGGCCAAGATGCCGATAACTCCAGGGGAGCGGTATTGCTTGCTATGTCTACGTTGCTTGCTGAAAG GGGTGACATTCATAACGCTATAGATAAGCTTCAGCGAATTGAGGATTTAATACATTGTTCTCTAGATATTAGAG TGGCTGCTCTTGAAGCACTTGCTGGACTTCATCTCGTGTTAGACCTG AACGATTCTTCATCCGCTATCGCCAATAAATGCTTACAACTATTTAAAAATGGTGAACTTGCTGATGATGGAAATTCTGAAGTTCTGAGAGCTCGTGTAAAAGCTGTAAAGGGGCTGGTTGAGCTTGTCCAAAATAACCTTGATGCAG CTGAATCGTTATTTGAAGGATTTCAGACTATTGAAAGATGTGCTG GTAGTGCTGCTTTTACATACGGAGAATTCTTAGTGGCTTCACAGAACTTTTCCGCTGCAAAAGAGGTGTACCAGAGAGTAATTGAAGTGGGATCAGAAGTCAAAGATTCGAGTGAGCAATGTGCATTAGCTGGTGGTAATATGTCTCCGATGGAGGTTTTAGTGGCTGCGACTTGTGCTTTAGGGCAGCTTGAGGGGAACTTGGG GAATTTTGCTGAAGCCGAGGATTTACTGACAAATGCGTTAACCAAAACAGAAGAATATTTTG GATCTCACCATCCGAAGGTTGGTGTTATCTTAACCTGCATAGCACTCATGTTTCGACACAAAGCAAGGAAGGAGCATTCAAGTTCAATTTTGATTCAGGag GGACTCTACAGGAGAGCAATAGACTTGATGAAAGTTTCACCAGAAG TTTATTCTCTTGAAGGCAGTGGAGGACAATCAAAGGTGGACAGATGTGAAATAGCAGCTATAGCTGGAG AAGCGTATGCGGAGATTCTTGACGTCCAAAAGAATAGAAAGCCTGAAGCACGGATGGTGAGGGGCTGGGTAAGAGATGCTTGGAGGAATCGCAGGATATCAATGGAAGAAGTACTAGACATAGGACAACCTCCATCCAAGGTGCCTGTTATTGATACTCGAATCTGTAGGCTTATTTAA
- the LOC103486371 gene encoding thaumatin-like protein, with protein MFRIFITICKPVHKFQIMHSCLFLIFCLATSISLTSGEQLILVNNCNESVWPGLLGNSGHNTPMDGGFHLGRGKHVVVEVPKKWSGRIWGRQGCSFSHEGKGSCDTGDCSGRLHCRGTAGVPPATIVEVTLGSSISPLHYYDVSLVDGFNLPLSMKPIGGGIGCGIASCDIDVNIFCPSKLEVKKNGKVVGCKSACLAMQSAKYCCTGKYANPKTCRPTLFAHLFKAMCPKAYTYAFDDPSSLRKCKVSRYAITFCPAM; from the exons ATGTTCAGAATTTTCATCACCATTTGCAAGCCTGTTCATAAGTTTCAGATCATGCATTCCTGTCTGTTTCTCATCTTCTGTTTGGCAACCTCCATCTCACTTACAA GTGGAGAACAGCTAATTTTAGTAAACAACTGTAATGAAAGTGTCTGGCCTGGATTACTCGGCAATTCGGGCCACAATACGCCAATGGATGGTGGTTTTCATCTTGGCAGAGGCAAGCACGTAGTGGTTGAAGTGCCAAAGAAGTGGTCAGGGAGGATTTGGGGAAGACAAGGCTGTTCTTTTAGCCATGAAGGTAAAGGCTCGTGTGATACAGGAGATTGTTCAGGACGATTACATTGTAGAGGCACAGCTGGTGTTCCTCCAGCAACTATTGTTGAAGTAACTCTGGGATCATCTATTTCACCCTTGCATTATTATGATGTTAGCTTGGTAGATGGCTTCAACTTGCCTCTTTCAATGAAGCCAATTGGGGGTGGAATTGGCTGTGGCATTGCGTCTTGTGATATTGATGTGAACATTTTCTGTCCATCCAAATTGGAGgtgaagaaaaatggaaaagtgGTGGGGTGCAAGAGCGCCTGCTTAGCCATGCAATCAGCCAAGTACTGCTGCACAGGGAAGTATGCAAACCCCAAAACCTGCAGGCCTACGCTATTTGCTCATTTATTCAAAGCCATGTGCCCCAAGGCTTACACCTATGCTTTTGACGACCCTTCCAGCCTCCGTAAATGTAAGGTTTCACGTTACGCCATCACTTTCTGCCCTGCCATGTGA
- the LOC103486374 gene encoding E3 ubiquitin-protein ligase RDUF1-like, whose product MYHDDASGPNPSFVPRLRRSGRNGEDRSPFNRFIVLRDPSNSGVVSNNGIGAGGNYEIFCDDGTGASLRPLPSNISEFLMGSGFDRLLNQLAELEVNAVSPLENPPASKAAIESLPVVKILASHVPMESHCAVCKEPFELDSEAREMPCKHIYHLDCILPWLSIRNSCPVCRHQLPTDVHSSGRNSPASAEEVVGLTIWRLPGRGFAVGRFTWGRGAAEHDLPVVYTEIDGGFSTTSGIPRRITWESSGRRSVESGGFRRLFRNLFSFLGRFRSSSRHSGSGPGSMRRSFSARLFNRRSRRNNQPIASDINYMFSA is encoded by the coding sequence ATGTACCACGATGATGCTTCTGGCCCAAACCCTTCTTTCGTGCCAAGATTGCGTCGCAGTGGAAGAAATGGTGAGGATCGCTCCCCTTTCAATCGTTTCATTGTGCTGCGCGATCCTTCTAACTCGGGCGTTGTTAGTAATAATGGTATTGGAGCTGGAGGAAATTATGAGATTTTTTGTGACGATGGTACTGGGGCGAGCCTTCGTCCTTTACCTTCCAATATATCCGAGTTCTTGATGGGATCGGGGTTCGATCGTCTTCTCAATCAGTTGGCGGAACTGGAGGTGAATGCGGTTAGCCCATTGGAAAACCCACCGGCTTCGAAGGCTGCGATTGAATCTTTGCCTGTGGTTAAGATTCTTGCTAGCCATGTGCCTATGGAATCACATTGTGCGGTCTGTAAGGAACCATTTGAGCTCGACTCTGAGGCTCGAGAGATGCCGTGTAAGCATATTTACCATTTGGATTGTATACTCCCTTGGCTTTCTATCCGGAATTCATGTCCTGTTTGTCGGCACCAATTGCCTACCGATGTGCATAGCAGTGGAAGGAACTCCCCTGCTTCTGCTGAAGAAGTTGTTGGACTAACAATTTGGAGGCTCCCCGGTAGGGGTTTTGCTGTTGGAAGGTTTACTTGGGGCAGGGGAGCTGCAGAACATGACCTTCCTGTTGTTTACACTGAAATTGATGGTGGGTTTAGTACCACCAGTGGTATTCCTAGGAGGATTACATGGGAGTCAAGCGGGAGAAGATCAGTTGAAAGTGGTGGATTTCGTCGCCTTTTTCGCAATTTATTCTCCTTTCTTGGGAGGTTTAGAAGTTCATCCCGTCATTCTGGTTCTGGACCTGGTTCAATGAGACGGAGCTTCTCTGCTAGGTTATTCAACAGACGCTCAAGGAGGAATAATCAACCTATAGCGTCAGACATAAACTATATGTTTTCTGCTTAA
- the LOC103486372 gene encoding uncharacterized protein LOC103486372 isoform X2, whose protein sequence is MIRRVVVQLSKTVAATAFRAASLGSSSRFSLLSSPSSSRLASPWRLLHVGMDRPNASPVTRQMINYALSHARSQRSDESYAQGLLVLEQCLSVQSSEGQDADNSRGAVLLAMSTLLAERGDIHNAIDKLQRIEDLIHCSLDIRVAALEALAGLHLVLDLNDSSSAIANKCLQLFKNGELADDGNSEVLRARVKAVKGLVELVQNNLDAAESLFEGFQTIERCAGSAAFTYGEFLVASQNFSAAKEVYQRVIEVGSEVKDSSEQCALAGGNMSPMEVLVAATCALGQLEGNLGNFAEAEDLLTNALTKTEEYFGSHHPKVGVILTCIALMFRHKARKEHSSSILIQEGLYRRAIDLMKVSPEGSGGQSKVDRCEIAAIAGEAYAEILDVQKNRKPEARMVRGWVRDAWRNRRISMEEVLDIGQPPSKVPVIDTRICRLI, encoded by the exons ATGATTCGTCGCGTCGTCGTTCAGCTGTCAAAAACCGTCGCCGCCACCGCCTTTCGAGCTGCGAGTTTGGGCTCCAGCTcccgtttttctcttctttcttcgcCATCGTCCTCACGTTTAGCTTCACCATGGAGATTACTTCACGTTGGAATGGACCGCCCAAATGCTAGCCCGGTCACTCGTCAGATGATCAACTACGCTCTATCTCATGCTAGGTCTCAGAGATCAG ACGAGTCGTACGCACAAGGTCTTCTGGTTTTGGAGCAGTGTCTCTCCGTTCAGTCGAGTGAAGGCCAAGATGCCGATAACTCCAGGGGAGCGGTATTGCTTGCTATGTCTACGTTGCTTGCTGAAAG GGGTGACATTCATAACGCTATAGATAAGCTTCAGCGAATTGAGGATTTAATACATTGTTCTCTAGATATTAGAG TGGCTGCTCTTGAAGCACTTGCTGGACTTCATCTCGTGTTAGACCTG AACGATTCTTCATCCGCTATCGCCAATAAATGCTTACAACTATTTAAAAATGGTGAACTTGCTGATGATGGAAATTCTGAAGTTCTGAGAGCTCGTGTAAAAGCTGTAAAGGGGCTGGTTGAGCTTGTCCAAAATAACCTTGATGCAG CTGAATCGTTATTTGAAGGATTTCAGACTATTGAAAGATGTGCTG GTAGTGCTGCTTTTACATACGGAGAATTCTTAGTGGCTTCACAGAACTTTTCCGCTGCAAAAGAGGTGTACCAGAGAGTAATTGAAGTGGGATCAGAAGTCAAAGATTCGAGTGAGCAATGTGCATTAGCTGGTGGTAATATGTCTCCGATGGAGGTTTTAGTGGCTGCGACTTGTGCTTTAGGGCAGCTTGAGGGGAACTTGGG GAATTTTGCTGAAGCCGAGGATTTACTGACAAATGCGTTAACCAAAACAGAAGAATATTTTG GATCTCACCATCCGAAGGTTGGTGTTATCTTAACCTGCATAGCACTCATGTTTCGACACAAAGCAAGGAAGGAGCATTCAAGTTCAATTTTGATTCAGGag GGACTCTACAGGAGAGCAATAGACTTGATGAAAGTTTCACCAGAAG GCAGTGGAGGACAATCAAAGGTGGACAGATGTGAAATAGCAGCTATAGCTGGAG AAGCGTATGCGGAGATTCTTGACGTCCAAAAGAATAGAAAGCCTGAAGCACGGATGGTGAGGGGCTGGGTAAGAGATGCTTGGAGGAATCGCAGGATATCAATGGAAGAAGTACTAGACATAGGACAACCTCCATCCAAGGTGCCTGTTATTGATACTCGAATCTGTAGGCTTATTTAA
- the LOC103486376 gene encoding aspartic proteinase PCS1: protein MRGYCLAFDSANIKFLKSCFLFFFCILFSVFYNIDLCSSVNPALVLPLKTQVIPPESVRRSPDKLPFRHNISLTVSLTVGTPPQNVTMVIDTGSELSWLHCNTSQNSSSSSSSSTFNPVRSSSYSPIPCSSSTCTDQTRDFPIRPSCDSNQFCHATLSYADASSSEGNLATDTFYIGNSGIPNVVFGCMDSIFSSNNEEDSKNTGLMGMNRGSLSFVSQMGFPKFSYCISEYDFSGLLLLGDANFSWLAPLNYTPLIEMSTPLPYFDRVAYTVQLEGIKVAHKLLPIPESVFEPDHTGAGQTMVDSGTQFTFLLGPAYTALRDHFLNQTAGSLRLYEDPNFVFQGAMDLCYRVPTNQTRLPPLPSVTLVFRGAEMTVTGDRILYRVPGERRGNDSIHCFTFGNSDLLGVEAFVIGHLHQQNVWMEFDLKKSRIGLAEIRCDLAGQKLGMGL from the coding sequence atgaggGGTTATTGCTTAGCTTTCGATTCCGCAAACATCAAGTTTCTCAAATcttgtttccttttcttcttctgtaTTCTGTTTTCTGTcttttataatattgatctcTGTTCCTCAGTAAACCCAGCTCTTGTTCTTCCTCTAAAAACCCAAGTGATTCCCCCGGAATCTGTCCGGAGATCTCCCGATAAGCTTCCTTTCCGGCATAACATCAGCCTCACCGTCTCACTGACAGTCGGAACCCCACCGCAAAATGTCACGATGGTTATCGATACTGGCAGTGAACTGTCATGGCTCCATTGCAACACATCAcaaaattcttcttcttcttcatcatcttcgaCGTTCAACCCGGTCCGGTCATCCTCTTACAGTCCGATTCCTTGTTCTTCCTCCACCTGCACCGACCAAACTCGAGATTTTCCTATTCGGCCTTCTTGTGATTCCAATCAGTTCTGTCACGCCACTCTGTCTTACGCCGATGCCTCTTCTTCAGAAGGAAATCTCGCCACCGATACTTTTTACATCGGTAATTCCGGAATTCCAAATGTTGTCTTCGGTTGTATGGATTCAATTTTCAGCTCCAACAATGAAGAGGATTCCAAAAACACAGGTTTAATGGGTATGAATCGTGGATCTCTCTCTTTTGTTTCTCAAATGGGTTTCCCCAAATTTTCCTATTGCATATCGGAATATGATTTTTCCGGTTTGTTATTACTCGGTGATGCAAATTTTTCATGGCTGGCTCCGTTGAATTACACTCCACTCATCGAAATGTCGACCCCATTACCATATTTCGATCGGGTAGCTTACACGGTTCAGCTCGAAGGAATCAAAGTTGCCCACAAGTTACTTCCGATCCCGGAATCCGTTTTCGAACCGGACCACACCGGAGCAGGTCAGACAATGGTCGACTCGGGCACCCAGTTCACTTTCCTTCTCGGACCAGCCTACACCGCACTACGAGACCATTTCCTGAACCAAACCGCCGGTTCACTACGGCTTTACGAGGATCCGAATTTCGTTTTCCAAGGGGCCATGGATCTTTGCTACCGGGTTCCAACAAACCAAACCCGGCTCCCGCCTCTACCGTCCGTAACGCTAGTGTTTCGCGGCGCCGAAATGACGGTCACCGGTGACCGGATACTGTACCGGGTGCCcggagaaagaagaggaaacgaTTCTATTCATTGTTTCACATTCGGAAATTCGGATCTGTTGGGCGTGGAAGCGTTTGTGATTGGTCATCTTCATCAACAGAACGTGTGGATGGAATTCGATCTGAAAAAATCCCGAATCGGGTTGGCGGAGATTCGGTGTGATTTAGCGGGTCAGAAATTGGGGATGGGCCTCTAA
- the LOC103486375 gene encoding uncharacterized protein LOC103486375, protein MASLCSFPRISSTEPIKQSPATAPFPPSNHPIRPSTLSLRQSSRNHKRISTVVAAVGDVSSDGTTYLIAGAIAVALVGTAFPIFFSRKDLCPECEGAGFVRRSGSALRANAARKDQTQIVCARCNGLGKLNQVDK, encoded by the exons ATGGCATCTTTGTGTTCATTTCCACGCATTTCCTCCACAGAGCCCATCAAACAATCGCCCGCCACTGCCCCTTTTCCGCCCTCCAACCACCCAATAAGACCGTCGACCCTATCCCTCCGCCAAAGCAGCCGCAATCACAAGAGAATTTCCACCGTGGTCGCCGCCGTTGGAGACGTCTCCTCCGACGGCACCACCTACTTGATCGCCGGCGCCATTGCTGTGGCTCTCGTCGGAACCGCCTTCCCCATCTTCTTCTCTCGCAAAGACCT GTGTCCGGAATGCGAAGGTGCAGGGTTTGTCCGGCGATCGGGGTCGGCCCTGAGGGCAAATGCGGCTCGCAAAGACCAAACTCAGATCGTTTGTGCTCGTTGCAATGGCCTTGGCAAGCTCAACCAAGTGGACAAATAG